Below is a window of Streptomyces qaidamensis DNA.
GCCTTGAGGACGTCGTCCTGGTGCTTGAGCAGTACCCCGAGGGTGGCCTGCACGACCGTCTCGTCCAGCGAGACGGCCCCCAGCGCGAGCAGGGTGTGCGCCCAGTCGACGGTCTCGGCGACCGACGGCACCTTGCGCAGGTCCATCGCCCGCAGCGCGCCCACGACCCGGACGACCGAGCGGGCCAGCGCCTCGTCGAGGCCGGGCACCTTCAGCCGGACGATCCGGCGCTCCAGCTCCTCGTCGGGGAAGCCGATGTGCAGGAAGAGGCAGCGACGGCGCAGCGCCTCGGACAGCTCCCTGCTGGCGTTGGAGGTGAGGACGACGAAGGGGCGGCGCGTCGCCGTGATGGTGCCGAGCTCCGGGACGGTCACCTGGAAGTCGCTGAGCACCTCCAGCAGCAGGCCCTCCACCTCGACGTCCGCCTTGTCGGTCTCGTCGATCAGCAGGACCTTCGGGTCGTCGCCCCGGATCGCGGTCAGCAGCGGCCGCGTGAGCAGGAACTCCTCGCTGAAGATGTCCGTACGGGCCTCGTCCCACGTCTCGTCGCGGCCCGCGCTGATACGCAGGAGCTGCTTGGCGTGGTTCCACTCGTACAGGGCGCGGGACTCGTCGAC
It encodes the following:
- a CDS encoding AAA family ATPase — translated: MFTSVDDVSARLAETGYLASPAVATTVFLADRLGKPLLVEGPAGVGKTELAKAVAEVAGARLVRLQCYEGVDESRALYEWNHAKQLLRISAGRDETWDEARTDIFSEEFLLTRPLLTAIRGDDPKVLLIDETDKADVEVEGLLLEVLSDFQVTVPELGTITATRRPFVVLTSNASRELSEALRRRCLFLHIGFPDEELERRIVRLKVPGLDEALARSVVRVVGALRAMDLRKVPSVAETVDWAHTLLALGAVSLDETVVQATLGVLLKHQDDVLKASAKLDLDAL